tctctttaattttgttttaatactttttacagaatatacttctttttttttttttttttttttttttgggactTAGACTAAATTTTGTGTAgccatttcatttttcattccATAATCTATTAGtacttttaattgttttaaagggtgtgtttgttttgaataatattttattattaaaactgaaatattattaataagataactcatttagaagaattataaataattattgtgtttgatttgatataataaaaaaatatcaaaatatttctttttcttaaacgTATTCTAGTAtagttattctaaaatattattcatgttatttattataataatttaaaatgtaggtatttttgttttaaaaaaataataattaaaggtataattataataaattcaagattagagtgataatcttttaacatttaaaggtcttaaaaaatttaatattagtttaataattttttaatccttaatattttattatctgtAAGTCAAACAAAGAAATATCAACCCCCTTAAAGGTATGTTTTAACATTCTATAATGGAATTTATCCCTTTCTGTTATAATttgtatcatttattaaaaGGAATTATATTATCCAAAACTTTTCTATGCCATCTTCTATGATCCATCGTTGGAATTTTAATTGTGAAGACATATGAGGATGGAATGCATCAAAGGCCCTCATTCTAGCATTAAATTGTTGACGTGATTGTTTTATCATTAACTGATGTTCGCAATTTAGAGCTTTGCACAAAATATGCTAAGGTAATATtgattagaatatattttaatgtcTACTACTATGTAGTATGAATACATaagaacaaattaaaaaataaaaaaaaattagaatgcTTACATCTATAGTATAACTATCAGCTAAAATGTATTCAATAAAGAATGAACTATATAAGTTTGAGTGTATCTGATTTATCATTAACCCTCTTCTTTTCTTCCTGTACAATCCTTCGTATTTATAGAATTAATGAAGATAAATTACATTCAAATTTGgaaagttaaaatatttctatttcaaataaaattataaggatttattCATATTCTACCTAAATTAGAAGGGACtgtttataatatcaaaaatgtTCCAATTGAATTGGAGAAGATAGCTTCATGTTGCtctaacaaatgaaaaatatataagaaaatttttatagaaGATTTTGAATTGATTCCTTATTAAGTGGAGGTCTTCTCTCTATCTCGAGTTAAAAAGTCTATTTGTGTCCTTTACTAGATTGATGTTGAATTGGAGTGAGCTAAAGTGATGCCTATTAGTATGTCTTAATGATTTGGATCTTTGAAGAGTTGCTTTTTGGATAACAATTTCATGGgctataaaatatcatataacaaGAAACCCTTTATTTCCACATACAGATACAggcataaacaaaaaaaaaatttcatctttcttacatgttttttaataaaagatttaactATCACAACTTTCATTATTTAGATGTAGGACTCTACTGttaacattttcatcatttgaatGAGGAGActtgaaaaattacataaaaaaaaaaagatttcatcttcttttcggtttttcaataaaaaaacttgattatcaaacacattattatttaaatgcaAGACTCGgctattaatattttcataatttgaacagagagatttgaaaaaaaaaattatatttttctttttctttttaaaaaatacttactATTAATAGTTTAGTTATTTATACGCAAGAATTGTCataatttgaaagataaaactTAATGAGTGACCTATAATAATATTACCATGAGattcatgaaatttttttttctaatttgtcttgatatatgttgaaaatttaacatttagAAGCCCTTCAACTACGAAAGGGctttcaattaataaatgattttgacTATAAATTCACATTTGAAAGTTGATAAAGATTAAATTGtcttttcataatttgaatggTGAGACTTGAAAACAAGATTGcattcttttttgtctttttataaaatatttattattaacagTTTTGTTATTTACATGCAAAACTTGTTATAATTGGAACAATAAAACTTAATACGTGACCTATTATAATATTACCATGAGGTTcagaaatttctttttctaatttgtcTTAATATATTTGTTGAACACTTAGGTGttttgataatgctaaaaacacaaatttgaatatctaacaTTGTCCAAGGAATGTGTGAAAAACATTACCAAGTGgacacaaattgaaaaatgcaaaaacatGACATATATGCCTATGTGTCATCACTAAATGCTTGTGTATCAAGCCAAAACACGAGGAAAAATGGTAGTGTATCCTTCCTATACAGCTTTGGGCGAAAGTCAACATGGTCAAACCAAATACACACCTATGTGTTTTAAAACACACGTCTATGTAtcaagacaacatatgagaaAAAGAGGTTGTGTATCCTTCCTGTGTAGACTGTTAACATGGTTAAACAAGCTACACGCCCGTGTGCCTTAAAACACACGCTCATGTATTAAGGATACCCGTCACTCTACCTGTCCCTTGCCCGTCCTTTCAtgtcaaaaatattttggaattttgaagGTATAAGTTAGAATGCTCATCTCATAAATAGGGACGGTTGTCCCTCAAATGGTGCATTCGAAAATTTGACTATTTTGAGCTGTCACCAAAGATTGACCAAGCACGAAAAGTGACAAATTGAAGGACACACATGTGTGTGCCTTAGACACGCATTCGTGTGTCTTGTAgatttttacaaaaattgttGGTTTCGATGCCCAACAGATCTATGCTCTCAACCAGCAGTCATATGAGCTATTGTAATCATCCAAAACTATAAAATGAACACTCTTTGATTAGGAATAGGTTAGAGATTGCACATGTAAAATCATatactcattttcttctttaatttctctcCTAAGCTTACAACTCAATTATTTGAGAGAAACTCTTGAGGTCATTTTGTGTATCAGCCTTGTAAAGGTATTAACATTCATTtttctgtattcaaataatttggGTGAAATCTCTGATAAACTATTATGATAAGCGTAATCTCAAAGAACTATTATAAAAAGATGTTATCTTTACAAGTGAAACTTCAAACGAGTTGCTTGAAGAACTAACATAGAAGgattaaaaaagaaagcttcgaaccactataaatcttaaatatttcCCCTCCCTACTCTCTTTACTTTATGCTTTATGTTTGTGTTATATGTTTTGACAATTTATTGATGTTGTTAATGCTTAATTACTTGAGTTTGTTGGTTATTGGATTTGCTTGAATATCTTATTGAGTTTATTTGCTTGGGTGTGttgtttataaatttgcttaagaATTTTTATTAGGCCAAGTTTTTGATAATTCTATTCACCCTCTCTAGGATTATTAGTCCTTTGGAGTTTTcatatattgaaatttcaacatttaaaaGTCTTTCAATTATGAAAGGGCTTTCaattaaaaaaggccaaaagatttattcccacccaaagtttattattttcccAAGTTCTCactttttatctttcaaaaaaccTATGTACTCATTCATCagttaattttaagggtaaaattattatttaatcagtaatataaaaaaacaaaaatttgtatCTCCTTTTCtcctttaaaccctaaaaactaacaatttcttcccaaccaagttttaaaaagttacatttttccctTAAGGTTTCCATTTTTTCAGAGATATTTTTTTGGCAACCAGCTGACTTTCGGTGATCTCCAGGTGATGTCTCTTCCTATTTGGTGTGTGCTCCTTCTAGCATTGTATAACATCGACATAGAAAATGAAGACGGTTCATCTTCGTCAGAGATGAAGACGAACCATCTTTGTTCTTTGGCGTTGACACCACACAACATTGGGAAGAAATAGTGTCAGAAAGAGTGCACGTTGGAGAGAAAAAGATGTTGCCCCGAGATCAATAGAGAAGTCAGTCAGTTGTTGAAAAAATATctctgaaaaaatgaaaatcctAGAggggaaatgttactttttaaaacttggttttaggaaaaattattagtttttaagatttatgggggaaatgatataaaaatttaaaactaacgAATTGGTTAACTTTAATAGTCTATAGGTGGATGTatgagtttttgaaagataaaaggtgaaaacttgggaaaatagtaaactttggatgaaaataagtcctttggctatTAATAAATGACTTTGTGTATACACTCACATTTAAAAGTTGATAAAGATTATATtgtctttttataatttgaatggGAAGACTTGAAAACAAGATTATATTCTTCTTTgtcttttcataaaatatttattattaacagTTTCGTTATTTACACGCAAGACTTGtcataatttgattgataaGACTTAATGAGTGATGTATAATAATATTACCATGTGGTtcacaaaatttctttttttctaatttgtcttgatatatgttgaaattttaatatttataaacccTACAATTACGAAAGGACTTTCGATTAATAAATGACTTTGATTATAGACTTACATTTGAAAGTTAAACAAGAGTAACGAAATTTCATTAATGAGAAAATGTGAAAGTCTTTAGTCAAGCTTTCAAATTGATGATAGCAAATTTGTTGACCCATCAATTCGTGGAAAATGTTGGCCATTAATAAATGACTTTGCGTATACACTCACATTTAAAAGTTGATAAAGATTATATtgtctttttataatttgaatggAAAGACTTGAAAACAAGATTATATTCTATTCTTCTTTgtcttttcataaaatatttattattaatagtttcGTTATTTATACGCAAGACTTGtcataatttgattgataaGACTTAATGAGTGATGTCTAATAATATTACTATGTGATtcacaaaatttctttttttctaatttgtcttgatatatgttgaaattttaatatttataaacccTACAATTACGAAATGactttcaattaataaatgacTTTGACTATAGACTTACATTTAAAAGTTAAACAAGAGTAACGAAATTTCATTAATGAGAAAATGTGAAAGTCTTTAGTCAAGCTTTCAAATTGATGATAGCAAATTTGTTGGCCCATCAATTGGTGGAAAATGTTAAGATCAAAATAGTAATTGACTTGtgactttaaatattaattgatataaaatgatttgtaattaagttattaattattttcaaaattctcttATAATGGTGTTTTAATTTCAAGTAATTgttaatatctaataatttatgcTAATATTTTagcaaatagaaaataaaagtatatatatttgtatatatatatttgtatgtgtGTGAATCAATCAaagtaaatatatttgtaatgaattcacttaaatcaataattacttgttatatcattttcatgaTACTTTTAAAATGTAAATGAGTGATGCAAATTGATATAGATTGAAAACAACActattaatgatatattttgacacataaataaaatagtaaaatagtgaaatttcaacatttagaaacTTTTCATTTACGAAAGgactttcaattaaaaaaaggccaaaagatttattcccacccaaagtttattattttttcaagttctcactttttatcttttaaaaacctaTATACTCATCTATTAATTGTTAAGTCAGTTagtttttaaggataaaatcataatttaattagtaatattaaaaaaactaaaatttcatctcattttctccctaaactttaaaaactaataatttcctgTAGGTCATGTTATTAAAAGTTACATTTCTCCCCTAAGGTTTccatttttcaaagatatttttttcaGCGATCTTTAGGTGATGTCTCTTCCTTTCAACATATGCTCCTTCCATGTTGTGTTCATTTTCTGACGAATCGTCTTCGTTTCTAACATTGACGTCACACAATATTGGGAAGAAATAACATTGGAAAGAGGACATgctggagaggaagagacatcgCCTTGAGATTGTTGGAGAAGTCCATTGGTTGTCgaaaaaaatatctttgaaaaaatggaaaccctaggggggtaatgttactttttaaaagttggtatagggaaaatttgttagtttttagggtttagagggggaaaatgatataaaatttttaaactaatgaaTTCGGTTACCTTTAATAGCCTATGGATGGATGTataagtttttgaaagatatatggtgaaaacttgagaaaatagtAAACTTTGAATgcaaataagtcctttggccattaataAATGACTTTGACTATACACTCACATTTAAAAGTTGATAGAGATTATATTGTCATTTCATCATTTGAATGGGAAGACTTGAAAACAAGATTatattcttctttatctttttataaaatacttACTATTAATAGTTTCGTTATTTACACGCAAGACTTGTCATAATTTGAATGATAAGACTTAATGAGTGATGTATACTAATATTATCATGTGGTtcacataatttcttttttttctaatttgtctCGATATATGTTGAAATTCTAATATTTACAAACCCTATAATTACGAAATGactttcaattaataaatgacTTTGACTATAGACTTACATTTGAAAGTTAAACAAGAGTAACGAAATTTCATTAATGAGAAAATGTGAAAGTCTTTAGTCAAGCGTTCAAATTGATGATAGCAAATTCGTTGACCCATCAATTGGTGGAAAATGTTAAGATCAAAATATTAATCGATTTGtgactttaaatattaattgatataaaatgatttataattGAGTTATTActagtattattaaaattatcttatgaTACGTTGGTGttttaatattaacattaatatctaataatttatgttaatattttagcaaattattaaaaaataaaaatatatatatttgtatgtgtGTAAGTCAATTAACGcaaatatatttgtaatgaattcgcttaaattaataattacttatCGGATCATTTTCATgatacttttaaaatataaataagtgatgcaaattgatataaaaagaaaacaacactATTAATAATATAGTTTGACACATtagtaaaatagtaaaattattggTTGTTCTATTTACcctattaaatttcattaatgattaaaaacaataaattttattaaggtgtcaatttttttttgtataattaaatttatagaaaaagaaaagtattgCGTACACTAGAAGTTCGTCTTTTGACTTCTCAAATTTAAggtaaattaaacaattaaaaattgtgTGTTCATTAATTGTTtgagatttgaaatttatatataaaacttaattctaaaTAAGTTGTGTTAGAGTGATAAATCttgtatgaataatttttttggccaaattaaaaaacatatatatttatttatttattggcagttactatttatgtattttaattaatttcgaAATATTCTCAATAATACtcaatattaagtttaattttcaaaatatcaaaaattgtttaaaagatAGATTTAGTCATAAATCACATCCaacttagatattaaaaaaattatcaaagttatgttgattttattataattacatcctaaattattaattttttaggataaaaatagcctcatttttaattaatataataatataaaataattttaaaataattatattttaagacatttaattaaataatatcttaatagtttttatcatattaaaccaaatacaataattatttatattaattaattttttatcaaataaaataataatttatattaaaaattctagataatatatatttgtggcgatattttatttttaataataaaacattaattgaACCAAATGCATCTTTATGATACAAAATATGTTAGACTATCAAGTTTAACACCATCAAACTATATTATACGATGATAGAGTCTATCCACACTATCTAGCATAATCTAGTgctatatattaataatttagcataataactatattataaaatacttattattaaCAGTTTCGTTATTTATATGCAAGacttattataatttgaactaTAAGACTTAATGAGTGATCTATAATAATATTACCATGAAGTTcatgaaatttctttttctaatttgtcttaatatatgttgaaatttcaACATTGAGAAGCTCTTCAATTCCGAAATGACTTTCAATTAAAAAAccccaaaagacttattcccactcaaagtttattattttctcaacttCTTACcctttatcttttaaaaacccatataTCCATCCGCCAATTGTTAAGTtagttagttttaaagataaaattattatttaaccaataacataaaaaaactaaaattttatttcatttttcctcctaaatcctaaatactaataatttccctcatgtcaagttttaaaaagttacattttcccctaaggtttctattttttcaaagatatttttttggGTGATCTATCGATTTCTCTGATAATTTCTAGGTGATGTTTCTTCCTCTTTAACATGTGCTCCTTCTAGCATTGTGCAATGTCGACATAGAGAACGAAGACAGTTTATTTTCATCTCTAACGAAAACAAATCGTCTTTGTTCTCAAACATCGACACCACACAACATCGAGAAGAAACAACGTTGGGAGGAGGATACGCTGGAGAGGAAGAGATATCGCCTAAAGATCAATGGAGAAGTCAACCGATTACCTAAAAAAATGTCTCTAAAAAAATAGAAAccttaaggggaaaatgttactttttaaaactaagtttagggaaaaattgttagtttttagggtttagaaggaaaaatgatataaaattttaaaactaatagatttggTTAACTTTATCAATGTATTGGTGGGTGTATGAggttttaaaagataaaaggttggagtttggaaaaaaaaataaactttagatGAGAATAAATCCTTCGGCTATTAATAAATGACTTACATttaaaagttgataaaaattatattgtcatttcataatttgaacGGGAAGACTTGAAAACAAGATTATAGtcttctttgtctttttgtgaaatatttactattaacaattttattatttacacgCAAAACTTGTCATAATTTAAACGATAAGACTTAATGAGTAATCTATGATAATATTATCATGTggtttataaaatttcttttttctaatttatttcgatatatgttgaaattttaatatttaaaaactctaCAATTAcgaaatgatttttaattaataaatgactTTGACTATAGATTTATATTTGAAAGTTGATTAAGAGTAACGAAATTTCATTAATGAGAAAATGTGAAAGTCTTTAGTCAAGCTTTTAAATTGATGATAGCAAATTTGTTGACCCATCAATTGATGGAAAATGTTAAGATCAAAATAGTAATTGACTtgtagttttaaatattaattgatttaaaattatttgtaattgagttattaatatgttaatgttttaatttcaagtaattattaatatctaataatttatgcCAATAATTtagcaaattaataaaataaataaaagtgtgtgtgtgtatatataaatttgtaatgaATTCATTGAAATCAATAATTACTTGTTGTATCATTTGATgatactttttaaataaaaatagtaaaatctttgaattattttacttacttagttaataaaaatagtaaaatagtaaaatctttaaataaaaatagtaaaaataaaattgacaaataagtaaaataatgcaAATTGACATAGGTTGAAAAGAGCGGtatttataaaatagtaaaatcatTAGCCATTATATTTACcccatttcataattttattaatactagaaacaataaattttattgaaatgccaattttatttttttatataatttaatctaaagaaaaacaaaagttttgcGTGGTCTATAAGTCCATCTTTTGACCTgtcaaatttgtaaattaaacaataaaaaattgttagtctATTAATTGAATAAggtttgaaatttatatatgtaactTAATTCTAAATGAGCTgtgtttgaatgataaattttgtgagaataatttttttgttcaaattaaaaatatatatatttatttaatggcTATTACGATTTGTGTAtctcaattaattttgaaatattctcattagaataatattatatacacaattttatacacaaataattatgTATCAGCATaaaattagatagttaaaaattaaaaataaaccaatATCCAATCACAAGGTGACACATCATTATGTATGCACAAAagttgtgtatatagttttattgtttgtaaTAATACTCAATACCAAGTTTAATTTCCAAAATGTAAAAAGTTGTTTAAAGGATACATTTAGTCATAAACCACGTCTAACTTAGatattaaaacattatcaaaataatcttaattttattataattatatttttatttattgagtttatagaataaaaatatcattatttttaattaacataataatataaaaaatgtttagaataattataatcaaggatgttgaattaaataatatattaatattttttaattgcattaaaataaacataataattattttacttatctGTTTTTAtcgaatataataataatatatctagaAATATTCTAGATAATATATATTCGtgctaatattttatttttaataataaagtattacTCGAATTAAATGTATCCTTAATAAAACAGATACATTAGACAATCAAGTCTAGCACCATCTAATCtaattctatatattttaattagattatcaAACTATATTATACTATGGTAGACTCTATCTAAACTATCAAATCTAGCATAACCCAtcacaatataataataatataacatttattgtttattaaggTTATAATAGGTAAGTTATTGGATTTTATGATAAAGTTagtgttttaaattaatttttttcatatttttccaaattataattatttagttGATTACATATTAAGCATCTAGAAGCTTGATAATTCTATCAATATGTTGACAAATGAACAAATATCGTGTAATCTACTCAATTGGTTGATTGAGATTGTCATGACTAAAACCAAAAAGGTTGAAAGAGActttaatttcaattctatatatataactcaaagcagaaattaaaaaatcaaagcaTTGTGAACAAACAGATAGAtagattaaagaaagaaaatatgatgGGAAAGTTGCTATTGATGGTTTCAATAGTTTTGATGCAAGCATATGGATTCAAAGGTTTTTTGGAGAAAGAGAGGATTGGTCTATTAGAATTGAAGTCTTTTATAAAGTCAGTTAACAATTATGAAACAGAAGAAATTCTTGTTTCATGGGTTGATGATAAAACATCTAATTACTGTGAATGGGAGCGAGTTCAATGCAACACCACTACTGAACATGTCATCAAACTGTCCCTCAATTACATTAGGCAATTCAaggtaaatataatttcaactcCAAGTAGGCTTCCAACTCTAAATTTGTCTTTGTTCCATCCTTTCGAGGAGCTGAGAAGTCTGGATTTATCTGGGAATTACTTTGGAGGTTGGCATGAGAATAAAggtatgtatattatttaagtagTTAGCTTAATATATATGCTCATATTAAATTACCTTTGCAACAGTCAAgcaaaaaggtatttatattatcttagtATACATTCAATTTATCGGCCTACAAAAAATTGATGCCATTGTTGCAGAtgttcttaattaaattataaagcaTGATTATTATGTGTCAAAGAATTTCTATCTATATATGTCTGTTGATGGATTCATTGATTTTCTTTGGAGAATCAATAAATATCCAg
Above is a genomic segment from Mangifera indica cultivar Alphonso chromosome 3, CATAS_Mindica_2.1, whole genome shotgun sequence containing:
- the LOC123212329 gene encoding receptor-like protein 13, whose product is MMGKLLLMVSIVLMQAYGFKGFLEKERIGLLELKSFIKSVNNYETEEILVSWVDDKTSNYCEWERVQCNTTTEHVIKLSLNYIRQFKVNIISTPSRLPTLNLSLFHPFEELRSLDLSGNYFGGWHENKANDGFRSLKQLKILDLSWNCFNATFLSYLNTLTSLTTLTLEVNNLGESLKSVKQGIQYSIN